ATCCATGATTATGAATGGACAAAGCGACCAATTGGTATCCCCGGAAATCCAGGACAGAACGATACTGGACTCCATCGAAGTGAGAGATGACCGCAGCAGCGTCCAGCCGGGAGAGAAGAGCATCCTGATCATCGAAGACGATCCCCGTTTTTCAAAGATTCTTAAAGAGTTTGCTCAAGAACGAGGTTACAAATGCCTGCTGGCCGAAGATGGAGAAACAGGACTCCATTTTGCCGATTATTATAAACCCCGAGGAATCATTCTGGATATCGGTCTGCCCGGGATTGACGGCTGGACGGTGATGGAACGTTTGAAAGCGAATTCTGAGCTCCGTCATATCCCGGTGCATTTCATGTCAGGATCCGAAAGTGTAATGGATGCCATGAAGATGGGAGCCGTAGGTTTTGTGACCAAGCCTGTAAGCCTTGAAAAAATTGAGGAAGCCTTCACAAGGATTGAATCTCTGACATTCCAGTCTGTCCGCCGGCTGCTGGTGGTTGAAGACGATCTGATCCAGCGGGAAAGCATCAAAGACCTCATCGGAGACGGAGATGTTGAGACGATCACTGTTGCGACAGGGGCCGAGGCATACTCAGAACTGGAATCCAGTCCCTTTGACTGCATGATTCTGGATCTGGGCCTGGAAGACGACATGTCCGGGTATGACCTCCTTGAAAAGATTCGGGCTGATCATAAACTGGGGTATATTCCGATCATCATTTATACCGGAAGGGATCTAAGTCAGAAGGAAGAAGCCAAACTTCGGCAGTATTCAGAAAGCATCATCATCAAAGGCGTCAAGTCTCCGGAACGGCTTCTTGATGAAACAGCCCTATTCCTCCACAGAGTAGAATTAGAACTGCCTCAGGATAAGCAGCGGATGCTGAATATCAATCATGATAAGAACTCTATTTTCAAGGAAAAGAAGATCCTTCTGGTCGATGACGACATGAGGAATGTCTTTGCCCTGACCAGTGTCCTTGAAGAAAAGGGAATGATTGTGGATGTTGCCAAAAATGGGGCTGAATCCCTTGAAAAAATCAGCAAAGAGACTAATCTTGTTCTCATGGATATTATGATGCCCGTTATGGACGGCTATGAGGCCATGCGGAAACTAAGGAAGAATCAGAGTTTCAAAAAAATACCGATCATAGCCCTGACCGCCAAGGCCATGAAGGGAGACCGGAATAAAAGCATCGAAGCAGGTGCCAGCGACTACCTGGCAAAGCCTATTGATACAGAGAAGCTTCTGTCCATGCTGAGAGTATGGTTATACGACCAATGATAAATGATGATACTGTCAAAAATAACAGGATTGAAATTGATCTTGTCCTTGAGGGAATCTACCAGTGCTATGGCTATGATTTCCGAAACTATGCCCATGCTCATATAAAAAGACGCCTTGACCATCGGCTCAGTCTATCCAGAATGGATAATTACCTGGAAATGCTTCACAGAATTATTCACAATGAAGAATTTTTCAATGAACTGCTGCTGGATCTTTCCATCAATGTGACCGAAATGTTCAGAGATCCTGAGTTTTACAAATCTGTCAGAGAATCACTTATCCCCTATCTTCAAACCTACCCTTTTCTCAAAGTCTGGCATGCGGGATGTTCGGCTGGACAGGAAGTTTATTCCATGGCAATTCTTATGCACGAAGAGAAAATCATTGATAAGACACAGATCTATGCCACCGACTTTAATGAACTCATCCTGTCAAAGGCCAGAGAGGGTATCTATCCGGTAGAGCTGATGAAA
This is a stretch of genomic DNA from Oceanispirochaeta sp.. It encodes these proteins:
- a CDS encoding protein-glutamate O-methyltransferase CheR: MVIRPMINDDTVKNNRIEIDLVLEGIYQCYGYDFRNYAHAHIKRRLDHRLSLSRMDNYLEMLHRIIHNEEFFNELLLDLSINVTEMFRDPEFYKSVRESLIPYLQTYPFLKVWHAGCSAGQEVYSMAILMHEEKIIDKTQIYATDFNELILSKAREGIYPVELMKQYTKNYQTAGGKASFAGYYRADYDHVLINQSLKEKILFTYHNLVTDGVFGEMNVIFCRNVLIYFNQELQNRVLKLFYESLIPGGFLCLGSKESLKFSECSPLFEPVSLSQKIYRKKR